One part of the Humulus lupulus chromosome 9, drHumLupu1.1, whole genome shotgun sequence genome encodes these proteins:
- the LOC133800098 gene encoding uncharacterized protein LOC133800098, with protein sequence MYCGNITHVLLFECSIVILEKAHKDGQKKNEETISSVVAEIKSMIDELKSKFDKDRQGFSKALSKSSKEFENCLKKETSKFQTLYQKFCKEKATHLQALKDTISKFEEEKERLLKRYEQMRKKEKSMMSEHEKACGNKITQLEESLKRKTQDDKTFSILRKTLGSLFENASDEDFPLDD encoded by the exons ATGTATTGTGGAAATATTACTCATGTCTTGCTCTTTGAGTGTAGCATTGTGATTTTGGAGAAAGCTCATAAGGATGGCCAGAAGAAGAACGAAGAGACCATTTCAAG TGTGGTTGCTGAGATTAAGTCTATGATTGATGAATTGAAGTCCAAATTTGACAAAGATAG ACAAGGTTTTTCTAAAGCACTTTCGAAGAGCTCAAAAGAA TTTGAGAACTGCTTGAAAAAGGAAACTTCCAAGTTCCAAACACTTTATCAGAAATTTTGCAAGGAAAAAGCAACCCATTTGCAGGCGTTGAAAG ATACCATTTCCAAGtttgaagaagagaaagaaaggcTTTTAAAGCGATATGAACAAATGA GGAAGAAAGAAAAGAGTATGATGTCAGAACATGAGAAAGCTTGCGGAAATAAAATTACTCAATTGGAGGAGTCTCTGAAAAGGAAAACTCAG GACGACAAAACTTTCAGCATTTTGAGGAAAACTTTGGGTTCCCTTTTTGAGAATGCCTCGGATGAGGATTTCCCACTTGATGATTAA